The following are encoded in a window of Deinococcus misasensis DSM 22328 genomic DNA:
- a CDS encoding glycosyltransferase family 2 protein: MENWQSTVLYALEVLIVVYFAVLNSIYALSILVATRVMTTSALKGEKVLMKSYMEKGYYRPISLLVPAHNEENTIVASVHSFLNLQYPEFEVIVINDGSKDQTLQKLQEEFLLEETREFPSRVLESKKVLGLYRSIKYPHLLVIDKENGGKADALNAGITHSTKPLFCSVDADSMLEARALMRVSRQFLEDDHLLAVGGTVRVMNGSQILEDQVQEAHAPKSWIERIQVVEYTRAFLAGRSTFSQLGVLLIISGAFGLFSRKAVLDVGGYRTDTVGEDMELVVRLHREMRERKQKYHIRYTMDPICWTQVPSDLGMLRKQRNRWQRGLVETLWTHRKMFLNPRYGRIGMFSMPFYLLFEAFAPVLEVFGYLLTLYLWLTGQLNADFAVLFLVMALLYGTLVSAASLGIEGFMIKRYARFQDRLGLIFATVLEQLGYRQVLAFERVLALVTLYTRKGQWDVQRRQQIRR, translated from the coding sequence ATGGAGAACTGGCAAAGCACGGTTTTGTATGCTCTGGAGGTGCTGATTGTGGTGTATTTTGCTGTGCTCAATAGCATTTACGCCCTGAGCATTCTGGTGGCAACGCGGGTGATGACCACCTCTGCCCTCAAAGGGGAGAAGGTGCTGATGAAATCCTACATGGAGAAAGGTTACTACCGCCCCATCAGCCTGCTGGTCCCTGCCCACAATGAAGAAAACACCATTGTGGCCTCGGTGCACTCTTTTCTGAACTTGCAGTACCCCGAGTTCGAAGTGATCGTGATCAATGACGGTTCAAAAGACCAGACCCTGCAAAAACTTCAGGAAGAATTCCTGCTGGAAGAAACCCGCGAATTCCCTTCAAGGGTGCTGGAATCCAAAAAGGTCCTTGGGTTGTACCGCAGCATCAAATACCCCCATTTGCTGGTGATCGACAAGGAAAACGGGGGCAAAGCCGATGCCCTCAATGCCGGAATCACCCACTCGACCAAGCCCCTGTTTTGCTCGGTGGATGCAGACAGCATGCTGGAAGCCAGAGCCCTGATGCGGGTGTCCCGTCAGTTTCTGGAAGACGACCACCTGCTGGCGGTGGGTGGAACCGTTCGGGTGATGAACGGCAGCCAGATTCTGGAAGATCAGGTTCAGGAAGCCCACGCCCCAAAAAGCTGGATTGAACGGATTCAGGTCGTCGAGTACACCCGGGCTTTTCTGGCTGGACGGTCCACCTTCAGTCAACTTGGCGTTCTTTTGATCATCTCTGGTGCTTTTGGACTGTTTTCCAGAAAGGCTGTGCTGGATGTGGGCGGTTACCGCACCGACACCGTAGGCGAGGACATGGAACTGGTGGTCCGTCTGCACCGCGAAATGCGTGAAAGAAAGCAGAAATACCACATCCGCTACACCATGGACCCAATCTGCTGGACACAGGTGCCTTCTGATCTGGGGATGCTGCGCAAGCAAAGAAACCGCTGGCAGAGGGGGCTTGTGGAAACCCTCTGGACCCACCGCAAAATGTTCTTGAATCCCCGTTATGGTCGCATTGGGATGTTCAGCATGCCGTTTTACTTGCTGTTTGAGGCTTTTGCCCCTGTGCTGGAGGTGTTTGGTTACCTGCTCACCCTGTACCTGTGGCTCACCGGACAGCTCAACGCCGATTTTGCCGTGCTCTTTCTGGTGATGGCCTTGCTCTACGGCACACTGGTCAGTGCCGCTTCGCTGGGCATCGAGGGCTTCATGATCAAGCGCTATGCCCGGTTTCAGGACCGCCTCGGTTTGATCTTTGCCACGGTGCTGGAACAACTCGGGTACCGACAGGTGCTGGCCTTCGAACGGGTGCTGGCTCTGGTCACCCTGTACACCCGAAAAGGACAGTGGGATGTCCAGAGACGGCAGCAGATCCGACGGTAA
- a CDS encoding HD domain-containing phosphohydrolase, producing the protein MNTPDWLKLTSAALESTFDAILILDIVPGQPRILYANPAAERLTGYPKPDLEGHNPRMLESENISQQIISEVVSNVRSNLPYQCRAQFKRKDGSTYWAELSLSPIDIEPQGRYWISTHRDLSSEMRAQEALKNRDDLYQLILNNSPGLYRMYNREGRCVYASAASERMLGYAPNEMVGMSFDLLHPEDHGHLTDADIEEIWQGKADYRAYEYRVVHRSGRTLWVSSTMRVIGHPEQPGERLLLVVTEDITSRKKAQQEAREQNQRYTSLLELKYRILLANQPLEVAEEAIKLALPLTEYEFGFFISFQEENLHLEAFHGANPEVRQQIEHVLARNTRATVLQLLEGTKPLFIGAENTRIGKTDVQNRKLFRAFALLPIHADGEVYGAISFVHRGHIEVSPSTQRLLGAIEERVSLAYSKLVDIQRLEASREETMRTLGLALEYRDYETKGHTDRVIELCQKLGEGVGLDEETLKELRWGAYLHDIGKIATPDAVLLKPGKLDPEEWAIIKQHPVVGFELTRSIPSLPERTLDIVLHHQERWNGSGYPEGLSGKTIPFLARLFAVVDVYDALTSERPYKKAFSHEAAISQLWKEAGTLLDPELVQVFVQVMTEPVPEA; encoded by the coding sequence ATGAACACCCCTGACTGGCTCAAACTGACCTCCGCTGCTCTGGAGTCCACTTTTGATGCCATTCTGATTCTGGACATCGTTCCCGGACAGCCCCGCATTCTGTACGCCAATCCTGCTGCTGAACGCCTGACCGGTTACCCCAAACCTGACCTCGAAGGTCACAACCCGAGGATGCTGGAAAGCGAAAACATCTCCCAGCAGATCATCTCAGAAGTGGTCTCCAATGTGCGGTCCAACCTGCCTTACCAGTGCCGTGCCCAGTTCAAACGCAAAGATGGCAGCACCTACTGGGCTGAACTCAGCCTGTCTCCCATCGACATTGAACCGCAGGGGCGGTACTGGATCTCCACCCATCGGGATTTGTCTTCGGAAATGCGGGCACAGGAAGCCCTCAAAAACCGCGATGACCTGTATCAACTGATCCTCAACAACAGTCCCGGTCTGTACCGCATGTACAACCGCGAAGGGCGTTGCGTGTACGCATCGGCGGCCAGTGAAAGGATGCTCGGGTATGCCCCCAACGAGATGGTGGGGATGTCTTTTGACCTGTTGCACCCCGAGGACCACGGACACCTGACCGATGCAGACATTGAGGAAATCTGGCAGGGCAAAGCCGACTACCGGGCCTACGAGTACCGGGTGGTGCACCGCTCGGGCCGCACCCTGTGGGTGTCCAGCACCATGCGGGTGATCGGACATCCAGAGCAGCCCGGAGAACGCCTGCTCTTGGTGGTCACCGAAGACATCACTTCACGCAAAAAGGCCCAGCAGGAAGCCCGCGAACAGAACCAGCGCTACACCTCGTTGCTGGAACTCAAGTACCGCATTTTGCTGGCCAACCAGCCTCTGGAGGTTGCAGAAGAGGCCATCAAACTGGCCTTGCCCCTCACCGAATATGAATTTGGTTTCTTCATCAGTTTTCAAGAAGAGAACCTGCACCTTGAGGCTTTTCATGGGGCGAACCCGGAGGTGCGCCAGCAGATCGAGCATGTGCTGGCCCGCAACACCCGTGCCACGGTCCTGCAACTGCTGGAAGGCACGAAACCCCTGTTCATTGGTGCAGAGAACACCCGCATCGGGAAAACCGACGTTCAGAACCGCAAACTGTTCCGCGCCTTTGCCCTGCTGCCCATCCACGCCGATGGTGAAGTGTACGGTGCCATCAGTTTCGTGCACAGGGGGCATATCGAGGTCTCACCATCCACCCAGAGGTTGCTCGGGGCCATTGAAGAACGGGTGAGCCTCGCTTACAGCAAACTGGTGGACATTCAGCGTCTGGAAGCCTCCCGAGAAGAAACCATGCGCACCCTCGGACTGGCCCTCGAATACCGCGATTACGAAACCAAAGGCCACACCGACCGGGTGATCGAACTCTGCCAGAAACTTGGGGAAGGGGTCGGGCTGGACGAAGAAACCCTCAAGGAACTCCGCTGGGGAGCGTACCTGCACGACATCGGCAAAATTGCCACCCCGGATGCGGTGCTCCTCAAACCCGGAAAACTCGACCCAGAGGAGTGGGCCATCATCAAGCAACACCCGGTGGTGGGATTCGAACTGACCCGTTCGATTCCCTCCCTGCCAGAGCGCACCCTCGACATCGTGCTGCACCATCAGGAACGCTGGAATGGCTCGGGATACCCGGAAGGGCTATCAGGCAAGACCATTCCTTTTCTGGCCCGACTCTTTGCGGTGGTGGATGTGTACGACGCACTGACCAGCGAAAGACCCTACAAAAAAGCCTTCAGCCACGAGGCGGCCATTTCACAGCTCTGGAAAGAAGCCGGAACCCTGCTGGACCCGGAACTGGTGCAGGTGTTCGTGCAAGTGATGACCGAACCTGTTCCAGAGGCATGA
- the zwf gene encoding glucose-6-phosphate dehydrogenase — MPIEPFTLVILGATGDLTRRLLFPAIYRLIKKERLPEFKVVGFAREDWTPEQFLKHLEKNLKEFVPNFSKDVWDELKGRIDYLQGDLTPEHLKQLEEKLDGNALFYLALPPQFFDEAAISLGAAGLHREKNGWRRLIIEKPFGWDLSSAQQLRKHLHKHWKEHQLFRIDHFLGKETVQNLMVFRFANRFMEPIWNSANIAQVQITAAETLGLEGRYKYYDQAGALRDMLQNHLMQIFALTAIEPVSRWNADNLRQHKVEVLQSVRSIPLDRVKEFAVRGRYGAGEMDGKTVPGYMEEEGVPHTSRTETFAAVKLYIDNWRWEGVPFYLRSGKRMKETYTEVAVQFKEVPTQLFDGVEDLSNWLIFRMKPAESIELVAYAKTPGLNLETRPVVLRTELSRKEEEDFSAYEQLLVDAAEGDQTHFLRYDEVEEAWRILDPILKAWTRGQPEEYPSGALGPNGQGRLMDPGHYWRTPEDD, encoded by the coding sequence ATGCCCATTGAACCTTTCACCCTTGTGATCCTCGGAGCGACCGGAGATTTGACCCGCAGGCTCCTGTTTCCCGCCATTTACCGATTGATCAAAAAAGAACGCCTGCCCGAGTTCAAGGTGGTGGGTTTTGCTCGCGAAGACTGGACCCCCGAGCAGTTTTTGAAGCACCTTGAGAAGAACCTCAAAGAATTTGTTCCGAACTTCTCAAAGGACGTGTGGGATGAACTCAAAGGGCGCATTGATTACCTGCAAGGGGACCTCACCCCAGAGCACCTGAAACAACTGGAAGAAAAACTGGACGGCAACGCCCTGTTTTATCTGGCTTTGCCTCCGCAGTTTTTTGATGAAGCGGCCATTTCTCTGGGTGCAGCAGGTTTGCACCGCGAAAAGAACGGCTGGCGCAGGCTCATCATCGAAAAACCGTTCGGCTGGGACCTTTCATCGGCCCAGCAACTGCGCAAACACCTGCACAAGCACTGGAAAGAGCACCAGCTTTTTCGCATCGACCACTTTCTGGGCAAAGAAACCGTGCAGAACCTGATGGTGTTCCGTTTTGCCAACCGCTTCATGGAGCCCATCTGGAACAGTGCCAACATTGCACAGGTGCAAATCACTGCTGCCGAAACCCTCGGGCTGGAGGGGCGTTACAAGTACTACGATCAGGCCGGAGCCCTCAGGGACATGCTGCAAAACCACCTGATGCAGATTTTTGCCCTGACCGCCATCGAACCGGTCAGCCGCTGGAACGCCGACAACCTGCGCCAGCACAAAGTGGAGGTGCTCCAGAGCGTGCGCAGCATCCCTCTGGACCGGGTCAAGGAGTTTGCGGTCCGTGGGCGGTACGGTGCGGGTGAAATGGACGGCAAAACCGTGCCGGGCTACATGGAAGAAGAGGGGGTGCCCCACACTTCACGCACAGAGACTTTTGCTGCGGTGAAACTGTACATCGACAACTGGCGCTGGGAGGGGGTGCCTTTCTACCTGCGCAGTGGAAAACGCATGAAAGAGACCTACACCGAGGTGGCCGTTCAGTTCAAAGAGGTGCCCACCCAGTTGTTTGATGGGGTGGAGGACCTCTCCAACTGGCTGATTTTCCGCATGAAGCCCGCAGAAAGCATTGAACTGGTGGCCTACGCCAAAACCCCCGGCCTGAACCTCGAAACCCGTCCGGTGGTGCTCAGAACCGAGTTGTCCCGCAAGGAAGAAGAGGATTTTTCCGCGTACGAGCAACTGCTGGTGGATGCTGCCGAAGGCGACCAGACCCACTTCCTGAGGTACGACGAAGTGGAAGAAGCCTGGCGCATCCTCGACCCCATCCTCAAAGCGTGGACACGGGGCCAACCCGAGGAGTACCCCTCAGGGGCTCTGGGACCGAACGGACAGGGGAGATTGATGGATCCCGGCCATTACTGGCGCACCCCCGAGGACGATTGA
- a CDS encoding glycosyl hydrolase, whose product MTTLSRFVLRTSGMLALLSLAACTAASSGPTSPTIHTVDLVDAQAEPAARSLFVYLQELRGKEILFGHQHATTEGFSITAKDGTQSEVQKAVGDFPGMFGWDTLSLEGHEKPGVFGNKTQSRDNLIQVMKKAHEQGGVLALSSHMPNFVTGGNFYDTKGNVVSQILPGGSKHAEYNHFLDMVADFALNLKDDAGQAIPVIFRPFHEQNGGWFWWGAPYRTREQYIEIYRYTVEYLRDVKGVRNFLYGFSPNGPFNNSEKTFMETYPGDEYVDILGFDSYYDGKSEGYFEGAKQDASLISRIADARGKVAAFTEFGYVGVKPTGTKDLKFFTKLLSALKSDPDAKRMAYMLTWANFGTDNIFVPYRSAPGLGSHELLSDFVQYSLDPFTSFSKQVQNANPFSKTVNTIAEKPLVHVVSPTGQQTLSSQSTHTLRTKILHAQPSKVVYSIGSDPTEFPMVQDTSSPMSYYTAQWKPDAALDESATSITVKAYLQDGSLLKDTINLYVGESSGETNPLVVDTFDRYKGSSELLDAVYSTAGDLNTITLDSSTLGSGKYGLKFAYTLGSQGYTGQVKNMSGVNWTGTNKLKLWLKPDGSGNRLVLQVNASGISFEAYPSIAGTEATWLEIPFSSFKPAPWDTGNAGKTMTPETLKDIRSFGIYVNKNDGTPNSGTLYLDEIIAVP is encoded by the coding sequence ATGACCACACTTTCGCGTTTTGTCCTCCGCACCTCTGGCATGCTGGCCCTGCTGTCTCTGGCTGCCTGCACTGCTGCATCGTCTGGCCCCACCTCACCCACCATCCACACGGTAGACCTTGTGGATGCACAGGCTGAACCTGCAGCAAGGTCCTTGTTTGTGTACCTGCAAGAACTGCGCGGGAAAGAAATCCTGTTCGGACACCAGCATGCCACCACCGAAGGGTTCTCCATCACCGCCAAAGACGGCACCCAATCGGAAGTCCAGAAAGCCGTCGGAGACTTCCCTGGCATGTTCGGATGGGACACCCTCTCTCTGGAAGGCCACGAAAAACCGGGGGTGTTCGGAAACAAAACCCAGAGCCGCGACAACCTGATCCAGGTAATGAAAAAAGCCCACGAGCAAGGTGGGGTGCTGGCCCTCTCCTCCCACATGCCCAACTTTGTGACCGGCGGAAACTTCTACGACACCAAAGGCAATGTGGTGTCCCAGATCCTGCCCGGAGGCAGCAAACACGCCGAATACAACCACTTTCTGGACATGGTCGCAGACTTTGCCCTCAACCTCAAAGACGATGCAGGGCAAGCCATCCCGGTGATTTTCCGTCCTTTCCACGAACAAAACGGTGGCTGGTTCTGGTGGGGTGCACCTTACCGCACCCGAGAGCAGTACATCGAAATCTACCGTTACACCGTGGAATACCTGCGCGATGTCAAAGGGGTGCGCAACTTCCTGTATGGATTCTCTCCGAACGGACCGTTCAACAACTCCGAGAAGACCTTCATGGAAACCTACCCCGGCGATGAATATGTGGACATCCTCGGCTTTGACAGTTACTACGATGGCAAATCCGAAGGGTACTTCGAAGGGGCCAAACAAGACGCCAGTCTGATTTCCAGAATCGCTGACGCCAGAGGCAAAGTCGCAGCCTTCACCGAGTTCGGGTATGTGGGGGTCAAACCCACAGGCACCAAAGACCTGAAATTCTTCACCAAACTGCTCTCTGCCCTGAAATCCGACCCGGACGCCAAACGCATGGCCTACATGCTGACCTGGGCCAACTTCGGGACGGACAACATTTTCGTGCCCTACCGCAGTGCACCGGGCCTTGGCAGCCACGAACTGCTGTCAGACTTCGTGCAATATTCTCTGGACCCTTTCACCTCCTTCAGCAAACAGGTGCAAAACGCCAACCCGTTCAGCAAAACCGTGAACACCATTGCAGAGAAACCTCTGGTGCATGTGGTCTCCCCCACCGGACAGCAAACCCTGTCCAGCCAGAGCACCCACACCCTGAGAACCAAAATCCTGCACGCCCAGCCCAGCAAAGTGGTGTACAGCATCGGCAGCGACCCCACCGAGTTCCCCATGGTGCAGGACACTTCCAGCCCCATGAGTTACTACACCGCCCAGTGGAAACCTGATGCTGCACTCGATGAAAGTGCCACCAGCATCACCGTCAAAGCCTACTTGCAAGACGGCAGCCTCCTGAAAGACACCATCAACCTGTATGTTGGGGAATCCAGCGGAGAAACCAACCCTCTGGTGGTGGACACCTTCGACCGCTACAAAGGCAGCAGCGAACTCCTTGACGCCGTCTACAGCACCGCCGGAGACCTGAACACCATCACTCTGGATTCCAGCACACTGGGCAGTGGCAAATACGGCCTCAAATTTGCTTATACGCTGGGCAGTCAGGGCTACACCGGACAGGTCAAAAACATGTCCGGCGTGAACTGGACCGGCACCAACAAACTGAAACTCTGGCTGAAACCCGACGGCAGCGGCAACCGACTGGTCTTGCAAGTCAATGCCAGCGGCATCTCCTTCGAGGCTTACCCCTCCATTGCAGGCACCGAAGCCACCTGGTTGGAAATTCCCTTCAGCAGCTTCAAACCCGCCCCCTGGGACACCGGAAATGCAGGAAAAACCATGACCCCAGAGACCCTCAAAGACATCCGGTCCTTCGGGATTTACGTCAACAAGAACGACGGGACACCCAACTCGGGCACCCTGTATCTGGATGAAATCATCGCAGTGCCTTAA
- a CDS encoding MurR/RpiR family transcriptional regulator: protein MTQPPPAHLPPLLRKLHVLREEVGAASVRIIDTILASPEEFLRWTIADLSAISNSSEATVVRLVQGLGFKSYQDFKLKLSRTLASSEREGTAASIQPFDPPEQVLHKVFEASLMSLRDTLEHLEPEAFVKVTEVLAQARRIELVGMGSSGWVAQDAHQRFLRLGLLCGVHTDPDAIVSVCALLEPADVLLAISWSGNRPEVLHAAKLARDNGAQVILLSGLGRSPLARIAHHTLTVSAPDSPYRREGVASRLAQLCLLDSLVAALHVMGEPFSSRRIQKMEQALKKSQERR from the coding sequence ATGACCCAACCTCCCCCAGCCCACCTGCCTCCACTGTTGCGCAAACTCCATGTCCTGCGCGAGGAAGTGGGCGCAGCCAGCGTTCGGATCATCGACACCATTCTGGCCAGTCCAGAGGAGTTCTTGCGCTGGACCATCGCGGACCTTTCGGCCATTTCGAATTCCAGTGAAGCCACCGTGGTCCGTCTGGTGCAGGGCCTCGGGTTCAAGAGCTATCAGGATTTCAAGCTGAAACTGTCTCGCACTTTGGCCTCCTCGGAACGGGAAGGCACGGCAGCTTCGATTCAACCGTTTGATCCTCCAGAGCAGGTGCTGCACAAGGTCTTCGAGGCAAGCCTGATGTCGTTGCGGGACACCCTTGAGCATCTGGAGCCAGAAGCCTTTGTGAAAGTCACCGAAGTGCTGGCGCAGGCCCGGCGCATTGAACTGGTCGGGATGGGCAGCTCGGGGTGGGTGGCACAGGACGCCCACCAGAGGTTTCTCAGGCTGGGTTTGTTGTGTGGCGTGCACACCGATCCAGACGCGATTGTCAGTGTGTGTGCTCTGCTGGAACCTGCCGATGTGCTGCTGGCCATCAGTTGGTCGGGAAACCGTCCAGAGGTCCTGCATGCTGCCAAACTGGCCCGTGACAATGGAGCACAGGTGATCCTGCTTTCAGGGCTTGGACGTTCCCCTCTGGCCCGCATCGCCCACCACACCCTGACGGTTTCTGCTCCAGACAGTCCATACCGCAGGGAAGGGGTGGCTTCGCGCCTCGCACAACTTTGCTTGCTGGACAGTCTGGTGGCTGCCTTGCACGTGATGGGTGAACCGTTTTCCAGCCGTCGCATCCAGAAAATGGAACAGGCCCTCAAAAAAAGCCAGGAGCGCAGGTGA